A DNA window from Brenneria izadpanahii contains the following coding sequences:
- the ruvC gene encoding crossover junction endodeoxyribonuclease RuvC produces the protein MTIILGIDPGSRVTGYGLVRQQGRQISYLGSGCIRTVVDDLPTRLKLIYAGVSEIITQFRPDCFAIEQVFMAKNPDSALKLGQARGAAIVAAVNQDLPVFEYAARLVKQTVVGTGAADKKQVQHMVRSLLKLSASPQADAADALAIAITHCHSSQSLIRIGVEKRHIAPRRLR, from the coding sequence ATGACTATTATACTCGGCATCGACCCCGGTTCGCGCGTGACGGGCTATGGTCTTGTTCGTCAGCAGGGGCGCCAGATTTCATATCTCGGCAGTGGTTGTATTCGCACCGTGGTTGACGATTTACCCACCCGGCTGAAGCTGATTTATGCCGGAGTGAGTGAAATCATCACTCAGTTTCGCCCGGACTGTTTCGCTATTGAACAGGTCTTTATGGCGAAGAATCCGGATTCGGCGCTTAAGCTGGGGCAGGCGCGCGGCGCGGCGATTGTTGCGGCGGTGAATCAGGATTTGCCGGTGTTCGAATATGCGGCTCGTTTGGTGAAACAGACCGTGGTGGGAACCGGAGCAGCGGATAAAAAGCAGGTGCAGCACATGGTTCGCTCGCTGCTTAAGTTATCCGCCAGCCCGCAGGCCGATGCGGCCGATGCGCTGGCGATTGCGATTACCCACTGCCATTCCAGCCAGAGCCTTATCCGCATCGGCGTTGAAAAACGGCATATCGCGCCGAGGCGGCTGCGTTGA
- the ruvA gene encoding Holliday junction branch migration protein RuvA has protein sequence MIGRLRGIILEKQPPQVLIEANGVGYEVHMPMTCFYELPDLSQEAIIFTHFVVREDAQLLFGFNDKQERALFRELIKVNGVGPKLALAILSGMSATQFVSAVEREEVSSLIKLPGVGKKTAERLVVEMKDRFKGLSGDLFNSASDVPLTPPSSADNEAGDPEAEAASALVSLGYKPQEASRLIAKVVRPDADCETLIRDALRAAL, from the coding sequence GTGATAGGTCGTCTCAGAGGCATTATCCTGGAAAAACAACCGCCGCAGGTGCTGATAGAAGCTAACGGCGTTGGCTATGAAGTCCACATGCCGATGACTTGCTTTTACGAACTCCCGGATCTTTCACAGGAAGCCATCATTTTTACCCATTTTGTGGTGCGTGAAGACGCGCAGCTGCTGTTCGGCTTTAATGATAAGCAGGAGCGAGCGCTGTTCCGTGAACTGATTAAAGTCAACGGCGTCGGGCCTAAACTGGCGCTGGCCATTCTTTCCGGGATGTCCGCCACGCAGTTCGTCAGCGCGGTGGAGCGCGAAGAGGTTAGCTCGTTGATCAAGCTGCCCGGCGTGGGGAAGAAAACGGCCGAGCGGCTGGTGGTGGAAATGAAAGATCGCTTTAAGGGGTTGAGCGGCGATCTGTTTAATTCGGCAAGCGATGTTCCGTTAACACCGCCTTCTTCCGCCGATAATGAAGCGGGCGATCCGGAAGCGGAAGCCGCTTCCGCACTGGTTTCGCTGGGGTATAAGCCCCAGGAGGCGAGCCGGTTAATCGCCAAGGTTGTTCGTCCGGATGCAGACTGCGAAACCCTGATCAGGGACGCACTACGCGCCGCGCTGTGA
- the ruvB gene encoding Holliday junction branch migration DNA helicase RuvB: MIEADRLISAEAIPEEEFIDRAIRPKLLAEYVGQPQVCEQMEIFIQAARKRGDALDHLLIFGPPGLGKTTLANIVANEMGVNLRTTSGPILEKAGDLAALLTNLEPHDVLFIDEIHRLSPVVEEVLYPAMEDYQLDIMIGEGPAARSIKLDLPPFTLIGATTRAGSLTSPLRDRFGIVQRLEFYKVADLQHIVSRSAQCMGLDLTQDGALEVARRSRGTPRIANRLLRRVRDFSEVKSEGAITAEVATLALDMLAVDTEGFDYMDRKLLLAIIDKFMGGPVGLDNLAAAIGEERETIEDVLEPYLIQQGFIQRTPRGRMATQHAYRHFGLTREE; encoded by the coding sequence ATGATTGAAGCAGATCGCTTGATTTCCGCAGAGGCCATCCCCGAAGAGGAATTTATTGATCGCGCCATTCGGCCGAAGCTGCTGGCGGAGTATGTCGGTCAGCCCCAGGTGTGCGAGCAGATGGAAATCTTCATTCAGGCGGCGCGTAAACGCGGCGATGCCCTGGATCATCTGCTGATTTTTGGTCCTCCTGGATTGGGAAAAACCACGCTGGCAAATATTGTCGCCAATGAGATGGGCGTGAATTTGCGCACCACTTCAGGGCCGATATTGGAAAAGGCGGGGGATTTGGCCGCGCTGCTGACCAACCTGGAACCGCACGATGTTCTGTTCATTGATGAAATTCATCGCTTGTCTCCCGTCGTTGAAGAAGTGCTGTATCCGGCGATGGAAGATTACCAGTTGGATATCATGATCGGCGAAGGGCCCGCCGCCCGTTCGATTAAACTCGATCTGCCTCCGTTTACGCTTATCGGCGCCACCACCCGCGCCGGTTCGCTGACGTCGCCGTTGCGCGATCGCTTCGGAATTGTTCAACGGCTGGAATTTTATAAAGTCGCCGATTTGCAACACATTGTCAGCCGCAGCGCACAGTGTATGGGGTTGGATCTTACTCAGGACGGCGCGTTGGAAGTGGCTCGGCGCTCGCGCGGCACGCCACGTATCGCCAACCGGCTGTTGCGTCGCGTTCGTGACTTCTCGGAGGTCAAATCCGAGGGCGCCATCACCGCCGAGGTGGCGACGCTGGCGCTGGATATGCTGGCCGTGGACACTGAAGGTTTTGATTATATGGATCGGAAACTGCTGCTGGCGATCATCGATAAGTTCATGGGCGGGCCGGTCGGATTGGATAATCTGGCGGCGGCAATCGGTGAAGAGCGGGAAACCATTGAGGATGTGCTGGAGCCTTATTTGATCCAGCAAGGTTTTATTCAGCGCACCCCGAGGGGAAGAATGGCGACGCAACATGCATATCGCCATTTTGGCCTTACGCGAGAAGAGTAA